Proteins encoded in a region of the Benincasa hispida cultivar B227 chromosome 2, ASM972705v1, whole genome shotgun sequence genome:
- the LOC120070800 gene encoding protein ETHYLENE INSENSITIVE 3 gives MMMMFNEMGFCDDMDFLSAPIVEGDAIAPPADPEVVVEDDYSDEEIDVDELERRMWRDKMRLKRLKEQSKVKEGIDIVKQRQSQDQARRKKMSRAHDGILKYMLKIIEVCNAQGFVYGIIPEKGKPVTGASDNLREWWKDKVRFDRNGPAAIAKYQADNAIPGRNDGCNSIGPTPHTLQELQDTTLGSLLSALMQHCDPPQRRFPLEKGVPPPWWPTGVEEWWPQLGLPKDQGPPPYKKPHDLKKAWKVGVLTAVIKHMSPDIAKIRKLVRQSKCLQDKMTAKESATWLAIINQEEILARELYPDSCPPLSSGGGSGSLVINDCSEYDVEGAEEEPSFDVQDRKPDNHSSFNLGMDRMRERVSLRQPSYAIKGEVPTNLDFMRKRKPTSDLNMMMDQKIYTCEFLQCPYSELRLGFNDRTSRDNHQLTCPYRTSSEFSGSSFHVNEVKPVIFPQSFAPPKSAPPPVSSVPPSFDLSTLGVPEDGQKLISELMSIYDTNIQGNKNNLNTGSSAITENQNLPQLKIQPQQDEYFRNQGLMIEGNFFEGPNVSSSHQMFTRDEGQFDRFKPVNSPFENNHHQHNNNNNNFHLMFSSSFDLSTFDYKEEVPGVAAIDTLAKQQDIPLWYH, from the coding sequence atgatgatgatgttcaATGAGATGGGATTTTGTGATGATATGGATTTCCTTTCTGCTCCAATTGTGGAAGGAGATGCCATAGCTCCACCAGCCGATCCTGAAGTCGTGGTGGAAGATGATTATTCTGATGAAGAGATCGACGTCGATGAGCTTGAGAGGAGGATGTGGAGGGATAAGATGCGTCTCAAACGCCTTAAAGAGCAAAGCAAGGTTAAGGAAGGGATCGATATTGTGAAACAGCGACAGTCTCAAGACCAGGCTAGGAGGAAGAAGATGTCGAGGGCACATGATGGGATCTTGAAGTATATGTTGAAGATTATTGAAGTTTGTAATGCCCAAGGTTTTGTATATGGAATAATTCCTGAGAAGGGAAAACCAGTAACTGGGGCATCGGATAATCTGCGAGAATGGTGGAAAGACAAGGTCAGATTTGATAGAAACGGACCAGCTGCCATAGCCAAGTACCAGGCAGACAATGCAATTCCAGGACGAAATGATGGATGTAATTCGATCGGTCCAACCCCGCACACCTTGCAGGAACTTCAGGATACCACCCTAGGATCTCTTTTATCAGCTCTGATGCAGCACTGTGACCCTCCTCAACGAAGATTTCCATTGGAGAAAGGTGTTCCCCCACCATGGTGGCCTACTGGAGTCGAGGAATGGTGGCCTCAGCTCGGGTTGCCGAAGGACCAAGGTCCTCCACCTTACAAGAAGCCTCACGACTTGAAGAAGGCGTGGAAAGTCGGTGTTTTGACTGCGGTCATCAAGCATATGTCCCCTGATATAGCCAAGATCCGCAAGCTTGTTAGACAGTCCAAGTGTTTGCAGGACAAAATGACTGCCAAGGAGAGTGCTACATGGCTTGCTATTATCAACCAGGAGGAGATCTTGGCTCGGGAGCTTTATCCCGACTCTTGCCCCCCTTTGTCTTCTGGTGGGGGTAGTGGATCGTTGGTCATTAATGATTGCAGTGAATACGATGTAGAAGGCGCTGAGGAGGAACCAAGCTTTGATGTTCAAGACCGTAAACCTGATAACCATAGCTCATTCAACTTGGGAATGGACAGAATGAGAGAACGGGTGTCCCTTCGACAACCATCTTATGCAATCAAAGGAGAGGTTCCCACAAACTTGGATTTTATGCGAAAGAGGAAACCGACCAGCGATTTGAACATGATGATGGATCAGAAAATCTATACTTGTGAATTCCTCCAGTGTCCTTATAGTGAACTTCGTCTCGGGTTTAATGACAGGACGTCCAGAGACAATCATCAGTTGACCTGCCCATATAGAACTTCTTCAGAATTCAGTGGCTCAAGTTTTCACGTCAACGAGGTCAAACCAGTTATCTTCCCTCAGTCGTTCGCCCCGCCCAAGTCAGCTCCACCACCGGTCAGCTCAGTTCCACCTTCCTTTGACCTGTCCACTTTAGGCGTTCCAGAAGATGGCCAAAAGCTGATCAGTGAACTCATGTCGATCTATGACACCAACATCCAAGGCAACAAGAACAACTTAAACACCGGTAGCAGTGCCATCACGGAGAACCAAAATCTTCCTCAGTTGAAGATCCAACCTCAACAAGATGAATACTTCCGCAATCAAGGTCTAATGATCGAGGGAAACTTCTTTGAGGGACCGAATGTTTCAAGCAGCCATCAAATGTTCACAAGAGATGAAGGCCAATTCGACCGGTTTAAGCCAGTGAATTCACCTTTCGAAAACAACCACCATCAGCacaacaataacaacaacaacttcCACTTGATGTTTAGCTCTTCATTTGATTTGTCGACCTTCGACTACAAAGAAGAAGTACCTGGAGTAGCAGCCATCGATACACTGGCGAAACAGCAAGACATTCCATTATGGTATCATTGA